One window of the Lycorma delicatula isolate Av1 chromosome 3, ASM4794821v1, whole genome shotgun sequence genome contains the following:
- the LOC142320790 gene encoding general transcription and DNA repair factor IIH helicase/translocase subunit XPB-like produces the protein MWSTADDSMICRFTSEAKDKPMGCGILITTYSMITHTQKRSWEADQTMKWLQDQEWGIMVLDEVHTIPAKMFRRVLTIVQSHCKLGLTATLLREDDKIADLNFLI, from the exons ATGTGGTCTACTG cGGATGACAGTATGATTTGCCGATTTACATCAGAAGCCAAAGATAAACCAATGGGTTGTGGTATATTAATAACAACATATTCAATGATAACACATACACAAAAAAGATCATGGGAAGCAGATCAGACAATGAAGTGGCTTCAAGATCAAGAGTGGGGTATAATGGTACTTGATG aggTACATACTATTCCTGCTAAAATGTTTCGACGTGTATTAACCATAGTTCAGTCGCATTGTAAATTGGGTTTAACTGCAACTTTGTTACGAGAAGATGACAAAATTGCAGATCTTAATTTCCTGAtctga